The Thermomicrobiales bacterium genome includes a region encoding these proteins:
- a CDS encoding 16S rRNA (uracil(1498)-N(3))-methyltransferase, whose protein sequence is MTGWRCSSNVADRTMRRHRFIVEQPLAAGSHIALSSEQGRQARSVLRLRVGDPLEICDGAGRVADGRISSVERSEVTVEIESLRDEVSRPPIHLTVGLALLRGERFDLAVQKLTEVGVSSIIPLAAQHCVVSYAVDRDWERRAARLRRIAIEATEQSERTMVPHIDRPVSIEDMLADRTEKSVFALLERSAEVSTPIADVAFAERTTILIGPEGGWSDAEQMLLRARAQPVTLGAFILRSETAAIVAAGTLMQRAWSARTHEEVG, encoded by the coding sequence GTGACTGGGTGGCGCTGCTCCTCGAACGTCGCTGATCGCACCATGCGCCGCCATCGCTTCATCGTTGAGCAGCCGCTCGCCGCAGGGAGTCATATCGCCCTGTCTTCGGAGCAGGGCCGCCAGGCACGCAGCGTCCTGCGCTTGCGCGTTGGTGATCCGCTGGAAATATGCGATGGTGCCGGTCGCGTTGCCGACGGACGCATCAGTTCAGTCGAGCGCAGCGAAGTCACCGTCGAGATCGAGTCACTTCGCGACGAGGTCTCCAGACCGCCAATTCACCTGACCGTCGGGCTCGCACTCCTCAGGGGTGAACGCTTCGATCTGGCTGTCCAGAAGCTGACTGAGGTCGGGGTGAGCAGCATCATTCCGCTAGCCGCCCAACATTGCGTGGTATCCTACGCTGTTGATCGCGACTGGGAGCGGCGAGCTGCTCGGCTTCGGCGCATCGCGATCGAAGCGACCGAGCAATCCGAGCGCACGATGGTGCCACACATTGATCGGCCAGTCAGCATTGAGGACATGCTCGCCGATCGCACCGAAAAATCAGTGTTTGCACTTCTGGAGCGTTCAGCCGAGGTTTCAACGCCCATTGCTGATGTCGCATTCGCAGAGCGCACAACCATATTGATCGGACCCGAAGGTGGCTGGAGTGACGCTGAGCAGATGCTTCTTCGGGCACGTGCCCAGCCGGTAACACTTGGTGCATTCATCTTACGTTCTGAAACAGCAGCAATCGTCGCGGCCGGAACCCTGATGCAGCGAGCCTGGTCAGCACGAACTCATGAGGAAGTAGGCTAG
- the prmA gene encoding 50S ribosomal protein L11 methyltransferase translates to MSESTQRWVEVTVPANAESVESVCELLSTFGYNEGVVIEEPYKQDDDGDNLEIDPTRPVLVRTWLPVDERTEQQKDALTRAIWHFQQIGGVGEPTFAEREEEDWANAWKEHFQILRIGKSFVVRPTWREYEPREGDRVIHLDPGMAFGTGLHPSTEMCMLFAEEVDLDGLAVLDIGAGSGILAIGALRAGAASAVAVEIDPVAARALAENVRLNDMEDRISVVAAPIDQAWLGDVTFPIVFGNLIARILADNAASIAQHVAPGGLLIASGIIEEREQLVVDAFEPLGITVKARKQAGDWVALLLERR, encoded by the coding sequence GTGTCTGAGTCAACTCAGCGCTGGGTAGAAGTCACTGTCCCGGCGAACGCCGAGTCTGTCGAATCGGTCTGCGAGCTGCTGTCCACCTTCGGCTACAACGAAGGTGTCGTCATCGAGGAGCCATACAAACAGGACGACGATGGCGACAATCTCGAGATCGACCCAACTCGCCCCGTCCTCGTCCGCACCTGGTTGCCGGTCGACGAGCGCACCGAGCAGCAGAAGGACGCGCTGACCCGCGCCATCTGGCATTTCCAGCAAATCGGTGGCGTTGGGGAACCGACCTTCGCTGAGCGTGAAGAAGAAGACTGGGCCAATGCCTGGAAAGAGCATTTCCAGATTCTGCGCATCGGGAAATCGTTCGTCGTGAGGCCGACCTGGCGCGAATACGAGCCACGCGAAGGCGACCGAGTCATTCACCTTGATCCGGGCATGGCGTTCGGCACCGGCCTGCATCCATCGACTGAGATGTGCATGCTGTTCGCCGAAGAAGTTGACCTCGACGGTCTCGCCGTCCTCGACATCGGAGCAGGCTCAGGCATTCTTGCCATCGGCGCGTTGCGCGCCGGCGCAGCCAGCGCCGTCGCCGTCGAGATCGATCCGGTCGCCGCGCGTGCTTTGGCCGAAAATGTCCGGCTGAACGACATGGAGGATCGCATCTCGGTCGTCGCAGCGCCGATCGATCAGGCCTGGCTTGGCGATGTGACGTTCCCGATCGTCTTCGGCAATCTCATCGCCCGCATCCTGGCCGACAACGCGGCGTCGATCGCGCAACATGTCGCTCCGGGCGGTCTGCTGATCGCCAGCGGCATTATTGAAGAGCGCGAGCAGCTGGTGGTCGATGCATTCGAACCGCTCGGTATCACCGTCAAGGCGCGCAAGCAGGCGGGTGACTGGGTGGCGCTGCTCCTCGAACGTCGCTGA
- a CDS encoding sugar phosphate nucleotidyltransferase: MNIIIPVGGLGTRLRPQTWSRPKPLVSVAGKPVLGHVLDTLSSVEIDRAVFVTGFLGEQIEEYVRDNYAFDSVFVKQDEPLGQSHAIIQARGQIAGPTLIVFPDMIFEAPLTALSNLDADGAIFVKEVDDPRRFGIAMLDNGWATQLIEKPQEPESNLAIMGIYYMREIRDLFQAIDRQMADCIQTKGEFYLADAVQLMIDDGARMTTLPATVWEDCGTPDALLDTNRFLLARSHTTHSTPDSVFFPPVFISETATVAGSVIGPNVSIGDNVVIENAIVRDSIVDAGATIDSAMLTRSIVGRDAIVRGEPLRVNVGDSSDIDLRSNRENGQHRV, translated from the coding sequence ATGAATATCATCATCCCCGTCGGCGGCCTCGGCACCCGGCTTCGCCCACAAACGTGGAGCCGTCCGAAGCCGCTTGTCAGTGTCGCGGGGAAGCCCGTTCTCGGCCACGTGCTCGATACGCTCAGCTCAGTCGAGATCGATCGTGCCGTCTTTGTGACCGGTTTTCTTGGCGAGCAGATCGAGGAGTACGTTCGCGATAACTACGCGTTCGATTCAGTGTTCGTGAAGCAGGACGAGCCGCTTGGCCAGTCACACGCGATCATCCAGGCTCGCGGCCAGATCGCTGGACCAACGCTCATCGTCTTCCCAGACATGATCTTTGAAGCGCCACTCACCGCTTTGAGCAACCTCGACGCCGATGGCGCGATCTTCGTCAAGGAAGTTGATGACCCTCGCCGCTTCGGCATCGCAATGCTCGACAACGGCTGGGCCACGCAGCTCATCGAGAAGCCACAAGAACCCGAGAGCAACCTCGCCATCATGGGCATCTACTACATGCGCGAAATCCGCGATCTGTTTCAGGCGATCGACCGCCAGATGGCCGACTGCATCCAGACCAAGGGTGAGTTCTACCTGGCCGATGCCGTCCAGCTCATGATTGATGACGGTGCGCGGATGACGACGCTGCCGGCAACGGTCTGGGAGGACTGCGGCACCCCGGACGCGCTGCTCGATACGAACCGCTTCCTGCTCGCCAGGTCGCACACCACACACTCGACGCCCGACTCCGTGTTCTTCCCGCCAGTGTTCATCTCCGAAACGGCCACGGTCGCCGGTTCGGTCATCGGACCGAATGTCAGCATTGGCGATAACGTCGTCATCGAGAACGCGATTGTGCGCGACTCGATTGTCGACGCTGGCGCGACGATCGATTCAGCGATGTTGACGCGATCGATCGTTGGTCGCGACGCGATCGTTCGCGGTGAGCCGTTGCGTGTCAACGTCGGCGATTCGTCGGATATCGATTTGCGTTCGAACCGCGAGAATGGCCAGCACCGTGTCTGA